A region of the Nocardia asteroides genome:
CGTCCGATGAGTCCTTCCGGCTCCGGCTGTTCGTGCAGATGACCGTACCCGCATCCACAGCCCGCGAAGTTTGTCAAATGGACTGGTCAACTTGACCTATCACGGACCGACTTCTAAGCTGCTTGTGTTGTGCATCACAGGCGGGGGCTGTCATCGGAACCCGCCCTGCGGGGATGGAGGGGGTTCTGATGTCCGTGCACGTCGTCGACCGGATCTGGATCGTCAGTGACCGGACGCCGCATCAGGCGCGCCGGGTCAGCGACGACGCGTGGGTGGTGTCCTACCTGCGTGGCCGGATGGTGACCACGGAGCAGGCGACGGCGGCTATCCAAGCGGCGGAGATGGTTTCACTGACGGAGGAGCTGACGTGCCGGTTCGGGCTCACGGCACTGGAGGCCGTCGGGCTCGTCGTCATCGAATCGCCATGGGACGGCGGGCCGTTGTCCCATCGCCACCGTCCGGGCGGGCGTCGTCGCCGCTGATATTCGCGTCTCGCGTAATGCCCGGCGCGACCATTTCGACCGAGGGGGTTATCCGCAGTGGAACCACTGCCGACCAAAGAGCTCGTCCTTCAGGCCTGCCGTAGCGCGCCGCACCGCGCCCACCCCATCCTGGAGTCCGCCCACCTACTCACGGGATTGCACAAGCGCCGCCTCGGCCGTGAACCGGGCGGTGCGAACGACATCGACCGGGATCGCGCCCGGCTCGTCCTCGCCGTCGATCGCTGGGTCGCCACCGAGGCGCCGCCGCCACACGGCGGTGCGCACATGCACACCGAGACCGTCGGCATGGTGGTCGATCGTCTCGCTCAGTTCTCCGCCTGCGCGTACGCGATCCTCGCTGGGGCGCCGGAATGGGCGGTGCACAATGCTTGGGAGCGCCTGGCCGAACTGGCGCTCGGCTACGAGGATCTCGCCTATGAGGTCGCGGCGGGCGTGCGCCGCTTGCCCTACCTCAGCGGCCCGCGCGAGCAGCCGTGACTCATTCCCCGTCCGGGTGCGGCCAGGCATTGGCCTCCACACGGGCGCGCACCCGGGCCACGTCGGCTTCCGACGGCATCGCGTTGGTGATCTTGGTGATCATCACCTGGATATCGGTCTCATCGATGTCCGCCCCGCCCGCACCGGCCAGCTCGGCGGCGATCCGTGCGACCTCCTCGTCGGACAGGCGACGGCGCAGCAGCGCGAGCAGCGGGATGTAGTCGGATTCCGGCACGCCATCCGGGTATCCGACCCGCAGCCAGCCGATGATCGCGTTCAGGAAAGGTGGCATCGGCGGCGGCTCGGTCAGTCGGAATCAGCGGGTGGATCGGCCAGCGGCCAGCCGCCTGCCGCCAAGTGGGAGGCAACGCGGGCGACGTCGCCTTCGTCCGGCTGTTCCATGGCGATCCGGGCGATGGCCTGCTCGATCTCGACGCGGGTGATCCCGCTGTCCGGGTTCGAAGCCACCAACTCCTCGGCGATGACGACCACCTCGTAGTCGGTGAGGTGCCGGTGCAGCACGGCGAACAGCGCCACGTAATCCGATCGCGGAACGCCCTGCGGATACCCGGCACGGAGCCAGCCCACTACCTTGCCGAGCAGCTTCGGCCGGGTCGGTGCGGGTTTCACTGGTTCGGTCACGGTGCCACTCCTCACGCCTGGCCGAACAGATGGATGCCGAATCTGGCGGCGAGGAACGCCTTCGCCGTGTACAGGATTCCGCCCACGATCGCGACGACGACCACCGCGAAGCACGTCAGCGCTGCCGTGAGCGCGGGATAGTTGCGCCGCACGGTGCTGGTATCCGCGTCGGCCGTCTCCGACATCGACCAGAAGCGCACCCCGATCGCGAAGATCATCGGCAAGCCCGCTCCGAGCACCAGCCCGGCCGCGACGACTTTCCACAGCCCGCTCAGATTCGTGACGAGAGTGTGCACGCTGGTCCTCCTACACCTGGGCCGATCGGTTCGAGTCCGCCGACGTGGTCCGGTCGTCGCCGGCGGGTGCCGCCGGGTCGGTCCCGTCGCCCGGCCACTCGTTGACATTGCCGGTGTGCACCGGATTGCGCCGCGACCGCAGCCACATCAGCGTCGACAGCCCGATCAGCAGACCGAAGACCACGAGCACCCCGGCCAGCCCGCCGACGAAGTGGGCGATGGCCCAGCAGATCGCCCCGGCCACTCCGGCCAGCGGCAGCGTGAGCAACCATGCGACCACCATCCGCCCCATCACGCTCCAGCGCACCTCGGCGCCCTTGCCGAGGCCGGTACCGAGGATGGAGCCGGTGGCGGTCTGCGTGGTGGACAGCGGCAGACCGAAATGGGCGGAAGTCAAGATGATCGCGGCCGACGCGGATTCTGCCGCGAGCCCCTGTGGCGAGTCGATCTCGACCAGGCCCTTGCCCAGTGTGCGGATGATCCGCCAGCCGCCGAGATAGGTGCCCGCCGCGATGGCCACGGCACAGGCGGCCATCACCCACAGCGGCAGCTCGGCGTCCTTGGTGAGTGTCCCGTGCGCGACGAGCGCGAGGAAGATCACGCCCATCGTCTTCTGGGCGTCGTTCGTGCCGTGCGCCAGCGAGACCAGCGAGGCCGAGCCGATCTGGCCCCACCGGAACCCCTCGGTGACCTTGTCCTCGTCGGCGCCGCGGGTGATCCGGTACACCAGCCACGTGCCGATCGCCGAGACCAGCGCGGCGACGATGGGCGCGAGCACGGCCGGAAGAACGATCTTGGTGAGCACGCCTTCGGAGCCGGACGCCCAGATCACGCCGCTCCACCCGAGCGCGGCCAGCGTCGACCCGATCAGGCCACCGAACAGCGCGTGCGACGAACTCGACGGCAGACCGAACAGCCAGGTGAGCAGGTTCCACAGGATT
Encoded here:
- a CDS encoding DUF3349 domain-containing protein, producing the protein MPPFLNAIIGWLRVGYPDGVPESDYIPLLALLRRRLSDEEVARIAAELAGAGGADIDETDIQVMITKITNAMPSEADVARVRARVEANAWPHPDGE
- a CDS encoding inorganic phosphate transporter codes for the protein MTVEFLVLLIVIVTALAFDFTNGFHDTANAMATSIATGALRPRVAVALSAVLNLVGAFLSVAVAATVAKGIVRLDAVSGHDLLVIVFAGLVGGILWNLLTWLFGLPSSSSHALFGGLIGSTLAALGWSGVIWASGSEGVLTKIVLPAVLAPIVAALVSAIGTWLVYRITRGADEDKVTEGFRWGQIGSASLVSLAHGTNDAQKTMGVIFLALVAHGTLTKDAELPLWVMAACAVAIAAGTYLGGWRIIRTLGKGLVEIDSPQGLAAESASAAIILTSAHFGLPLSTTQTATGSILGTGLGKGAEVRWSVMGRMVVAWLLTLPLAGVAGAICWAIAHFVGGLAGVLVVFGLLIGLSTLMWLRSRRNPVHTGNVNEWPGDGTDPAAPAGDDRTTSADSNRSAQV
- a CDS encoding DUF4254 domain-containing protein, with protein sequence MEPLPTKELVLQACRSAPHRAHPILESAHLLTGLHKRRLGREPGGANDIDRDRARLVLAVDRWVATEAPPPHGGAHMHTETVGMVVDRLAQFSACAYAILAGAPEWAVHNAWERLAELALGYEDLAYEVAAGVRRLPYLSGPREQP
- a CDS encoding DUF3349 domain-containing protein, with product MTEPVKPAPTRPKLLGKVVGWLRAGYPQGVPRSDYVALFAVLHRHLTDYEVVVIAEELVASNPDSGITRVEIEQAIARIAMEQPDEGDVARVASHLAAGGWPLADPPADSD